In the genome of Salinigranum halophilum, the window AAGAACGTGAGCTGCGTATGGCCGTCGTTCTCGACGTGTTGCCACACGGTCGCACCGACGACGACCGGCCTCGATACAAGAAATCACCGCTCGCGTACGCGCTCGGTGAATCGGACTTCCGGCTCGTCGAACTCAGACTCGACGACGACTCGGACGTGAGCATCGGCGACCGCGTCGTCGTCGAGCCGGCCGGCGAGCGGGTGGACGTCGCGGAGGTCCGCGACGTCGAGTACACCGCGCTCTCGAACACCGCCCTCTCCGAACTGGAGTACGTCGTCGACGAGATACTCACCGAACACGAGTCGCGGTTCGTCGACTTCTACAACGACGCCCAGCCCATCACCATCCGTCTCCACCAGCTGAACCTCCTCCCCGGAATCGGCAAGAAGCTTCGGAACAACATCCTCGACGAGCGGAAGCGGGGCCCCTTCGAGAGTTTCTCCGACCTCGAAGAGCGCATCTCGGGGCTGCACAACCCGAAGGACATCCTCGCCGAGCGCATCATGTCGGAGCTCCGCGATGACGACCTCAAGTACAAGGCGTTCGTCAGGTGGGACGCCGAGTCGTAGCGACCGGCCGCGACCGGCGCGACGAGCGAATAACAGACTTTAGGCCCGCCGAGTCGAATGTAGCGGTAATGAACGTGGACGGCACCGGCCGCCGCGACCCCGACCGTCTCATCCGCCGGGCGGGCGTCCGCGGCGACCCGGACCGCGACCAGCACTTCCTCGTCGACGACCGTGTCCTCGACCGGATTCCGAGCCACCTCCCCGACGGGGCTGACACGAGCCACCTCCTCGAGATCGGCGGCGGGACCGGCGCGCTCACCGACCGCCTGCTCGCCGTCGGCGACCGCGTGACGGTCGTCGAACGCGACGCCGACCTGGCGGCGTTCCTCCGCGAGGAGTTCGCCGAGGCGGTCGAGTCGGGCCGACTGACCGTCGTCGAGGGTGACGCCCTCGCCGTCGACCTCCCCGACTTCTCCGCGTGCGTCTCGAACCTCCCGTACGGGATCTCCTCGGAGATCGCCTTCCGACTCCTGCCGGGCGGGAAACCGCTCGTGTTGATGTTCCAGCTGGAGTTCGCCGAGCGGATGGCCGCCGAGTCGGGAACGAGTGAGTACGGCCGCCTCTCCGTCGGCGCGCAACACTACGCGGACGTCGACGTCGTCGAGCGAGTCCCCCGCGAGGCGTTCGACCCCGCGCCGGCGGTCCAGAGCGCAATCGTTCGGACGACGCCACGCGACCCCGACTACACCGTTGCGGACGAAGCGTTCTTCTTCGACTTCGTCAAGGCGCTGTTCACCCAGCGACGGAAGACCGTCCGGAACGCCATCCGGAACACGACGCACATCTCGGGTATCGCCGACGGCTCCGCCGTCGTCGACGCGGCTCCGGAGGAACTGCTCGCGAAACGCCCCGGCTCGCTCTCGCCGAGCGAGTTCGCCGCCCTGACCGCACTCGCCGCCGACTACCGGTGATGCTTCAGACCCAGCCGACCGGTCTCGACGCGCTCGTCCCCGGCATCCCCGAGAAGGTCGTCGTCACCGTCGTGGCCGTG includes:
- a CDS encoding DUF655 domain-containing protein, with protein sequence MTTSESGDAVDAGGGESKERELRMAVVLDVLPHGRTDDDRPRYKKSPLAYALGESDFRLVELRLDDDSDVSIGDRVVVEPAGERVDVAEVRDVEYTALSNTALSELEYVVDEILTEHESRFVDFYNDAQPITIRLHQLNLLPGIGKKLRNNILDERKRGPFESFSDLEERISGLHNPKDILAERIMSELRDDDLKYKAFVRWDAES
- a CDS encoding 16S ribosomal RNA methyltransferase A yields the protein MNVDGTGRRDPDRLIRRAGVRGDPDRDQHFLVDDRVLDRIPSHLPDGADTSHLLEIGGGTGALTDRLLAVGDRVTVVERDADLAAFLREEFAEAVESGRLTVVEGDALAVDLPDFSACVSNLPYGISSEIAFRLLPGGKPLVLMFQLEFAERMAAESGTSEYGRLSVGAQHYADVDVVERVPREAFDPAPAVQSAIVRTTPRDPDYTVADEAFFFDFVKALFTQRRKTVRNAIRNTTHISGIADGSAVVDAAPEELLAKRPGSLSPSEFAALTALAADYR